The Lolium rigidum isolate FL_2022 chromosome 1, APGP_CSIRO_Lrig_0.1, whole genome shotgun sequence region GTCTCGGATAAATAAAGTGGTTATGCCAGAATTTATAGTGCAAGCACTTCTAAGTGTATTATTCCTCATAACTGGGCATTGGGCAATGTTTTTGCTTTCTGCCCCAATGGTGTACTATAATTATACATTGTAAGTGCCTCTTATCTTTCTTTTTTTTGCCTTATATTTCTGAAAACAGCTGATATGTTCCTGTAGGATGCAATATTTGGAAAATTATTTGTCAGTATATTTTTTATTAAACATTAGCTGCTAGGTAACCTACCATGCCTAGTTTAAACAGATTTATTGCAAGTTGGAGATGGTAGTGTATGTCATGTCTCCTCTTTCGAGAAAATTGAGAACCAAAAGAAAATGGGGAAATGGTTGCTCAAGACTGATACGCCTATTTTTTACTTTCTGTTAGGCTGGATAGAATAGTTAGTGATAAGCACTTGGGTCTTTTCTTGTTTCACTCTTTTGTACTTTATACAAAATGTTCTGAAGAAATTTTCATGCTCTAAGGTCTTGGCATTTATTGATTTATTTTGTGATATTTGTATGCACGTAAGTGCTACCATAACGACATGTTAATCAGATCGAGTATCTTGTGACTGAATGGAATATTTTATATGAGTGTCCAAATTCTAAATGGTAGTTCTAATTTAAAAGGCCTGTAAACATTGCATCATTGGATGGAACTATAAGCAACTAGGCATAGAAAATACTAACACCTCACCTAAAATTAGCAATACCTGTTCTGCAGCGAAGCTAACAACAGGATTTGCACCCTCAAAAACTTCTGCCTGTCACCATATAAAATATATATTGAATTTGGGAATGCAGGGTACTGGCCCGATTTTGAACTCACAATTAGCTCTACTTGTTTGGGAGGTGTTCACTGCAAGTTTTATGcaccatttttgttttatatggtGCAATTAAGTAGAACCTTTTGTGATCGTTGCAGGTACGAGCGGCGGCAGCATCTAGTAGATGTGACAGAGATATTTAATCACCTAGCCCGGGAGAAAAAACGCCGTCTTTTTAAGATAGGGGCTCTTGTCATCCTCCTATTCTTGTCCTTGTTCTGGTAAAGATAACAGACACCGAATGTTATTTGTTATTTACTGCCAAGTCTGCAACCAGCAAAGAATGAAAATAACTTCCTCCTGTTTCTGTGTTTATCTTCAGGATGATTTGGAGTGTATTATTGGACGAGGACGACAGCCATTAGTTAGGTATTGCGATGTGGTCCTTATAGGCTGCTAAACACTAGTATGACCTGTGTCATTATTATTAATATCATTATGGGTAATTGCAGGTCTTATGGAGAAAAGAAGGCAGGCATGCCCTCGGGGAGCTGTTTGTTGCTCAAGTTTAGTGAAAGCTCCTATTGTTGTAGCGTGTGATGTAAGCTAGGAGCCACGCCCTATTTATTTGTTTGCGCATCTGGTCATATGGGGCAAAGAATGATTTTGTTCACGTCGAATTTCGGATGCAAATGTGTGATTATGTCGATGTGAGGATCAATTCTTGTAGCTGACCAGGAAGTACCGGCAATTCGGTTTAGTGCAACTCTTCTTTTAGGGAGGTTTAGTGCAACTCTGAGTGCAATCACAGTTGATTCTTTCTGTTGATTGATTTTGTTCCGAGTGCAATTAGGCTGGAATTCTGATAACTCTTCTGGGTGCAACAGCGTACAGATAATGTCGCCAACCCGCTGCTCAGAGTTAGTGCCCACTTAGAGTTGCAGCAGAGGGAACAAGTCTTGTTCAGTTATCCTCCTAGCAAATAAGAATTTTCTGAGCTCATCAGAGGAACAtaaactattttatttcattgcCACCGTATAACAAAATCACACCAGAACTATAGCAAAACCGTATGAGCAGTCACAGCTAGCTCTTGTATAAAGAGGAACTACTCTTATTGTGCCTGGCATTACCAGGCTCGGATCAAAACACAGCAGTAATATAAACTAGCAGTAACAAAAACCCATGGCTCGTCTCTTCCTCCAGTGTTTTCAGTAAGGCTCCACGGGCGCCCTGAAGTTTGCTCCGGCGTACACCGCTGCCTCTCCAAGCTCTTCTTCGATCCTCAGCAGCTGAGGCAACAACAGACAAACGCTTGTTCACAACACAGAATGTAACAGTACAAAGCCTACACATCAAAGGGGAACGGAAATCTGGAGATTGCATACCTGGTTGTATTTAGCTAGACGCTCAGACCGGCAGGGAGCTCCTGTTTTGATCTGGCCCTGCAACAAAAACATGGAGTCATGGAGGGTCACCACTGAAGCCAAGAGGAACTCAAATTTATATATGAGTTTAAAGGATCTGGTTTGGCTGGAGGCAATACCGTAGCTAGACCAACCGAGAGGTCGGCGATGAAGGTATCCTCCGTCTCACCACTGTAGAGAGCACAACAAAAAGTAGTGTGCAAACAGATCATAAGACAAACCATCCAAGAAGGAATCGAAAAGAGTTGCAATGCTTTTACCTCCTGTGGCTTGCCATGACTCCCCACCCAGCACGCTTGGACATGCTGACGGCTTCAATGCTCTCCGTCACTGAGCCTATCTGGTTCACCTGTCGCCATAAACAATTGGTATTAGCATTATGATGTCCTAGGACAAGAATTACTAGTTTCAGTAAGTGATGGTGCTACCTTCAGGAGAAGAGCATTGCAGGTCTTCTCACTGATTGCCTTGGCAACCCTCTGCAGAATTCAAACTTTCATGAGGAAAAGCTCGTAATAGTGTTTTTCTCTGGGTTTTGTAGCAGTAAATCCAGTGACATAGCTTACCGTGGGGTTAGTAACAAGAAGGTCATCTCCTACGATCTGCACTTGCTGCCCAATCTCAGCTGTCATTTTAGCGTAGGTGGCCCAGTCATCCTGATCGAACGGATCTTCGATTGACACGATAGGGTACTCAGAAACGAAGGACTTGTACAGATCTTTCAGACTGTCGCCCGAGATCTTGTGTGAACCGTCATTGTTCTGCTTAGTAAAGTCACGTGATGTTAAACAACATTCTAAGCTTATCTTTTTAATGACATAACTCGTAGGTATCTGCAATTACACCAAGGACAGTTCAGAACATCTTACATCCTCTTTGAAGTTGAGATCATAAGTCTTGTCCTTCTCACTGAAAAATTCAGAAGCAGCAACATCCATTCCAATAACCACCTGCCACACATATAAAGACTCAATGTTATACAACAATAAATAAATCCAATGGCCGAAATATGAGGTAGAAATACGAAGTACTTTTCCAGTGTAGCCAGCCTTAGCTATAGCGGCCTTCAACAGTTCAAGGCCCTCTTTGTTTTCCTGCATAATAATTGTAAATAACAAAATATCATATATGAGCATTTGGACTCACATATTCGACATACATCAATACAAAACAGTCAAGGCCTATTGTGAAGTGGAAGTCGTAGCTGTACTCAGAAAATCATCATCCATAAAATACTTCATGGTGTTAGAACAGATTGTCCTTTATTTCATGAGAAAACAACAGATTCTGCTTTGCACAGCCTCCCACAAGGGTGCCCTACCAACTTATTTATGCATATCAACAACTTTGTTCAATCCTATATATATTAGCACTTTGGAAAAAGATGCGTCTTACCTGAATGTTAGGTGCAAAGCCACCTTCATCACCAACATTTGTCGCATCTTGTCCATACTTCTTCTTGATTATACTCTGCATATAAAAACATCAGCGTTACAACTGCATAATTCAAAGTTGAGGTACATTATGAAGAGGGTGGGCTAATTGCTCACCTTCAGGTTGTGATACACCTCAACTCCCATCTTCATGGCCTCCTTGAACGAGGAGGCACCAGTTGGTAGGATCATGAACTCCTGTACGTATAAGAACTAGCTAGATGAGAATCTTGATCATATAATTAAAACCTTTTGTGAGAAATTCGCTCATGCTCAGCAAGTAATATTACCTGCATGGCAAGCTTGTTCCCAGCGTGAGAACCTCCATTGATCACATTGAAGGCAGGCACAGGCAACACAAGTGTCTTGTTTCCGGCGAGGTTTGCAATATGCTGGAAACAATTGAGATTTCAGTAAATCCTGTTGAAAACTTAACTGACCACTTTGTAGTCTAGCTCAAGTGTTATGATAGTACCTGGTAAAGTGGAATCTTCTTCACCATGGCTCCAGCTTTGCACACTGCAAGTGACACCGCGAGAATAGCATTTGCCCCAAGCTTTTTTGTCGGTTCAACACCACATCAAAGGGAACTGTCAGTATGGACACTGGGAATGGGGAATACTTTATGAAGGTTAGAAATAATCGTTCCACAATACCTTCTGTTTGCACCAGCCCCATTCGTTGGAGGTTCCATCAAGCTGTTGGACCATGAAGTTATCAATGTCAACCTGCTCAGTTGGATCCTGCAACATATCACTCATCATTAGTTAACAGTTTTTAGCATCATGTGAAAGAGAATGGGTTACTTGAGAATTGAGATAAATACCTTTCCAATCAGCGCCGGTCCAATTATAGTGTTTACATTGCTCACGGCCTAACAgagacagatacacgggccaattaGTGTCGAACCAATATGCGGTTTTATCTGAATTCGGTTGCATTCTTAAACTTGTATATCATGTTATCAAAGAAATGTTTTGAAAAATACTTTTTGATGGTTGAAAAATCACAGTACTAAGGAATTATTTTAATACGAATCCAGCGCTGCCAAATTTGCTTGAATTTGAACGGTAAAAAACATCTGTTACATCTGGACGGAGGCAAATACTGAATTAAAATGAATATAAAACGAGCAAGTTATTTGGGATTAAATGCATGCCTAGTAGTGGAACTAACCTTGAGAACACCTTTGCCCAGGTAATCAGATCCTCCATCTCTCAGCTCCAAGGCCTCGTATATTCCTGATTAAAGTCAGCGTCCCAACCATTAGAAAACTGAACATTCAACATCTACAAGTAGCTcccggcaaaaaaaaaaaaagtagctccccgcaaaaaaaaaaatctggaagTAGCTAGGCTAACGCAAAGAGTGCAGGCGTGATTGCGACGACTGAGTGATGTATGATTGTGCCGATGTGTTTTCTCTAGCAGATTCCAACACCCAAGTCCTGACGGCGACTACTTGGCGACAGATACAGCAGTTTGATGCGGACTGCGGACGGACACGTACCAGTGGAAGCGCCGCTGGGCACCGCGCCCCTGGCGAAGCTCCCGTCGCTGAGGCCGATGTCCACCTGCAAGATCAGAATTAAGCACCAATCGAAACAGTAACTAACTAATTCGGAAACAGGGCTACAACACCTCACGATGGAATCCAGAACAGAGTGATTAGTTGGAAGGAAGAACAGAAGAAACACTCCGTACTACAGTAGTAAGTAAAAATTCCCCACTCCTGGATCAGGTTAATTTTCATTCGCACCGTACCTCGACGGTGGGGTTGCCGCGGCTGTCGAAGATCTGCCGCGCCTTCACCGACTGGATCGTCACCGCTGCCATGGATGGATCAATCAACTGCGATCGAACTCCTCTCGTGCTAGCTATCTATCTCCTCACAAGCAAAACCTCCTCTTTTTGTTCGTGGCTTGGTGGCTAGAACAGAGGCGCCTGGTTTGGCTACTTGTAGGCGTGGAGGTCCGCCGGGCGGGGCCACCTGGCGCGCACGCAGTTTTACTTGCCCCCACCTGTCAGCTTTCTCGATCTGTGGTGAAACTTTggcgagtgtttgcttggaagaGGGGAAATGGTCATGGAAAGTTCGGCAATCGGCATGCATGTCTGGTCTGGTTTCGACCACCGTTTGCCTGATTTGGAATCGATGCCATTGTTAGTTCTTTCCATAGTTTTAAATAGCGGGCTATAGGATATAGCCGCGACCTCCGAAAaaggctatagccaggctatagcgggctatagccaCCTTTTAGCACGTGAATGCTTTTAGCCGCACCTTGCTCGAAAGGTTATAGCGGGGCTATAGcggggctatagccggctatttaaaactatgACTTCTTTCGTGTAAAGCAAGTTCGTTTACTAAGAAATTTCAAAACAAGAGATATATCTGGGTCTATTGGCTTGGAAAAAGATTCGTGTGTCAACTTAATCATCTAGTGATACTTGGTGAAAAAGGAAAAGATCCTACGTGCTATAGCTGCTAATTACTCACTCCGTTTCAATTAAGTGGcacagcttttttttttcttaaataCAATTTTGCGCAGCAAATAGTCTctacactaagagcatctccaacagaaacGCGCAAGTTCGGCCCGCTATAGAAGGTTATCGAAGCCGGCTAAGAACTCCGCTTCCTCCACTGATTCACAATCCTTGAAGTTGAACTACTAGCGCGGGCGCCCGAGGCGCCATGTCGTCGCATCGTAGGCGCGCGCCGCCTGCTCCACAATGGTGAACGTGCCGAGGGCGAGGCGAGCGCCGACGGCGTGGATATCCGCGTAGAAGGTGCCATTGGGCCGGGCGCGGATGCCGACGTAGCCGGAGGAGTTGCGCCGGGGAGCCACGGTGACAACAcggtcatggcggcggcggtgcgtgTGGAAGAGAAGGCGGCGTGTGGCAAAGGAGATGGCGGCATGTGGCCCGATGAACTTTTCAGCGGCGGTTGGGGACGCTTCGCGCGCGCCATTTTATACCGCGTGCGGAAGCGTACACTCAAAATCTCGCTGTGAGGAGCAAACTTTTTGGCGCACGCTATTTTACCACGTCTACTGAAACGCGCTCTTTTGCTGCAGACGCGCTAAATTGGCGATTTTTATCGTGCGGACGCTATTTAACACGTGTTTATTGGAGACGCTCTAAAATGTGACTAGTTTGAAGGGACACATCAGCATGCTGATGAAATTCACATGCCGATGGTCGATTTATTCTAGCGAGATGGGGCCGGCGCTGGCTGGGGTTGGAACTTTCGATCGAAAATGAAAAAGGAGACGAAGTGGAACTTGGACTCGTCGCTTCCATCGATCACCATCGATCAAGCTTATCTTACACACCAGTCACCACGAGAGCGTTTGCAAATTGTACTCAACCAATCGGCAAGAGAAGAAAGAAGTCTAAATCACCCCCTAGGTATTGGGTTTGGGACAGAGACCCTCCTAACTTTATAATGGAACACTTCACCCCCCTAACTATGCAATACCAGGTAATTGACCCCCTCCACACAATGCAAGCGGTTTCGCTGGGCGGTATACGTGACGTGGAGCGGTTGTTGCAGCGTCTTCCTCTCCATCGACGGTAGAACTCGCCGACACCGAGGAGGATGTCCTCCGGCTCCAGCTCCAGATCCATGTGAGAAGACCGCTTTTTTCTTTGGAGAATTTTTTGGCAGCGCCAATGGTCAGCAATTTTCCTCATGGGAGATCGACCCGCCGGATGTGATGAGCAGGCAGAGATCGGGGTCCAGTTCGCAGGCGTTGGTTCCAGCGGGACGAGATTGAGGCGGCGGAGCTCTCCCCCTCCGCGGCGGCCTCGTGCTTCCCttttggcggcgcggcggcgccaaggGGCAACCGGCGTCCGGCGCTTGTGAACCTGGGCTCTTTCGTCATCTGCACCACGGGCAGCAGCAACGGAGGCGAGAGGGGAACTCTTCCCTCGTGGCGATTCCGCCGGATACGGCGCCACCGGCGGAGCACACAACCTTTGTTCCTCGGCTTCGAAGACGACTGCGCCGGCGGTGACTCGGCGAGTTCGTCGTGCCGTCCATGTCGGTGGCCGCTCGCCGCTCGAGATGGGAGCGCCGCGACCTGGAGAGGGAGCGAGGGCGAGAGGAGGGACTGCGCCGGCGGTGGCTCGGCGGATGATTCAACGGCACCGTTCACCATGCCGTCCATGTCGGTGAGCCGTTGCTCGGAGATCGCCGCGACCCGGAGAGGGAGCGAGGGCGGAGGAGGCGTACCGGTCGGCGTAGGTTGAGGAGAGAAGAGATTAAAGAAAATAAAATTCATTTAATATGTGGGCCATGGATGTCAGTCTAAGGTATGAGGATTCAGCAGTGCCTCGGTGGCTAAAACCATTGTCCACGTGAGGGATACCGCTAGTGAAAC contains the following coding sequences:
- the LOC124685027 gene encoding protein cornichon homolog 4-like, coding for MVFVWLAAFFLVVTLIVLVIFQLMCLADLEFDYINPFDSSSRINKVVMPEFIVQALLSVLFLITGHWAMFLLSAPMVYYNYTLYERRQHLVDVTEIFNHLAREKKRRLFKIGALVILLFLSLFWMIWSVLLDEDDSH
- the LOC124685025 gene encoding enolase 1, with translation MAAVTIQSVKARQIFDSRGNPTVEVDIGLSDGSFARGAVPSGASTGIYEALELRDGGSDYLGKGVLKAVSNVNTIIGPALIGKDPTEQVDIDNFMVQQLDGTSNEWGWCKQKLGANAILAVSLAVCKAGAMVKKIPLYQHIANLAGNKTLVLPVPAFNVINGGSHAGNKLAMQEFMILPTGASSFKEAMKMGVEVYHNLKSIIKKKYGQDATNVGDEGGFAPNIQENKEGLELLKAAIAKAGYTGKVVIGMDVAASEFFSEKDKTYDLNFKEDNNDGSHKISGDSLKDLYKSFVSEYPIVSIEDPFDQDDWATYAKMTAEIGQQVQIVGDDLLVTNPTRVAKAISEKTCNALLLKVNQIGSVTESIEAVSMSKRAGWGVMASHRSGETEDTFIADLSVGLATGQIKTGAPCRSERLAKYNQLLRIEEELGEAAVYAGANFRAPVEPY